The following coding sequences lie in one Myxococcota bacterium genomic window:
- a CDS encoding DUF6178 family protein gives MADGVALLRLGRSDRAAARARLRELAPEEIASLCQELRPEARNEFLDLVERPEQVVPLLPEAELVHTVRAGGMTEAAWLLELATPEQRVACFDLDCWNGNTLAVPRVQEWLDALIEAGRPTLVKALNEIDLELLILALRAEARIAVVGKEDVPPDGWFTPDGVVYFGVPSDQSPERVHEIAQSLAGESPALYWRMVYGALFESPAECEEEALHWRSVRLSDLGFPDREQAMRVYRPLAPERVTDWTPPAESSELVAAISLPRQLRGSLLGEALSKLPEHQAADVLGYVLGVANSLAVADGLSLSEPDSVPRALEKAVRGIDAGLRELARARSQPPERILERTTPLDLFRVAATADPSLRTRANPPEESDDPEPEPEPDDE, from the coding sequence GCCCGAGGAGATCGCGTCGCTCTGCCAGGAGCTGCGCCCCGAGGCGCGCAACGAGTTCCTCGACCTGGTCGAGCGCCCGGAGCAGGTGGTGCCGCTCCTGCCCGAGGCGGAGCTCGTGCACACCGTGCGCGCGGGCGGCATGACCGAGGCCGCCTGGCTGCTCGAGCTGGCGACCCCGGAGCAGCGCGTCGCGTGCTTCGATCTGGACTGCTGGAACGGCAATACGTTGGCCGTGCCGCGCGTGCAGGAGTGGCTCGACGCGCTGATCGAGGCCGGCCGGCCCACGCTGGTGAAGGCGCTGAACGAGATCGACCTCGAGCTCCTGATCCTGGCGCTGCGCGCCGAGGCCCGGATCGCCGTCGTCGGCAAGGAAGACGTACCGCCCGACGGCTGGTTCACGCCCGACGGCGTGGTGTATTTCGGCGTCCCCAGCGACCAGAGCCCGGAGCGCGTGCACGAGATCGCGCAGTCACTGGCCGGGGAGTCACCGGCGCTCTACTGGCGCATGGTCTACGGTGCGCTGTTCGAGAGCCCGGCGGAATGCGAGGAGGAGGCGCTGCACTGGCGCAGCGTGCGGCTCTCCGACCTGGGCTTCCCGGACCGCGAGCAGGCCATGCGCGTGTACCGGCCGCTCGCGCCCGAGCGAGTCACCGACTGGACGCCGCCCGCCGAGTCGTCGGAGCTGGTCGCGGCCATCTCGCTCCCGCGCCAGCTGCGCGGGTCACTGCTGGGCGAGGCGCTGTCCAAGCTGCCGGAGCACCAGGCCGCCGACGTGCTCGGCTACGTGCTGGGCGTGGCCAACTCACTCGCCGTGGCCGACGGCCTCTCGCTGTCCGAGCCCGATTCCGTGCCGCGCGCGCTGGAGAAGGCCGTGCGCGGCATCGATGCCGGGCTGCGCGAGCTGGCGCGCGCGCGCAGCCAGCCGCCGGAACGCATCCTCGAGCGCACGACGCCGCTCGACCTGTTCCGCGTGGCCGCGACGGCCGATCCGAGCTTGCGCACCCGCGCGAACCCCCCGGAGGAATCCGATGACCCCGAGCCCGAGCCCGAGCCCGACGACGAGTGA